One region of Flavobacterium sp. KACC 22763 genomic DNA includes:
- a CDS encoding FecR family protein codes for MKKETFLQLAKKYEEGSCSPEEKMAVESFFDKMQDQSSDIEISDEKGDVIFNKILLELQVQPKKHVFRKVLKIAAVLVAGLTIAFTAAKFIFKPATITQIAAKGEKKEIFLEDGSVIVLNSNSSITYPEEFETTRNIKLVGQAYFKVFRDVKRPFIVQTHDVKVRVLGTSFDINSYNHHDTKVSVITGKVEVTSPTGKKVQITKNQQADLIKNSDLQISEENSKDKIAWISNTIMLKNTKLSETVKIIENWYNVDIAIEDPELNNLTISGKFKDEKLENVLESIAYLKNLKINYTTKKQITIRKKTP; via the coding sequence TTGAAAAAAGAAACCTTTTTGCAATTGGCAAAAAAATACGAAGAAGGCAGCTGCTCGCCTGAAGAAAAAATGGCCGTTGAATCATTTTTTGATAAGATGCAGGATCAATCATCAGATATAGAAATATCTGATGAAAAAGGGGATGTAATTTTCAATAAGATACTTTTAGAACTGCAGGTACAACCCAAAAAACATGTATTCCGAAAAGTGTTGAAAATCGCAGCGGTTTTAGTTGCCGGACTTACCATTGCATTTACTGCAGCTAAGTTTATTTTCAAACCTGCAACAATTACCCAAATTGCTGCCAAAGGAGAAAAGAAAGAAATTTTTCTTGAAGACGGAAGTGTTATTGTGCTAAACTCAAACAGCAGCATTACGTATCCGGAGGAATTTGAAACTACAAGAAATATTAAACTGGTAGGACAGGCTTATTTTAAAGTTTTTAGAGATGTAAAACGCCCTTTTATTGTACAGACGCACGACGTAAAAGTTAGAGTGCTCGGAACTTCATTTGACATTAATTCATACAATCATCACGACACCAAAGTAAGCGTTATTACAGGAAAAGTGGAAGTCACGTCACCCACTGGAAAAAAAGTGCAGATTACCAAAAATCAGCAGGCCGATTTGATAAAGAATTCAGATTTGCAGATTTCTGAAGAAAACAGTAAAGATAAAATCGCCTGGATCAGTAATACCATCATGCTTAAAAACACGAAACTTTCTGAAACCGTTAAGATTATTGAGAACTGGTACAATGTAGATATTGCAATAGAAGATCCAGAATTAAACAACCTTACTATTTCTGGAAAGTTTAAAGATGAAAAACTAGAGAATGTATTAGAAAGTATTGCCTATTTGAAAAACCTAAAAATAAATTACACAACTAAAAAACAAATAACTATAAGAAAAAAGACTCCTTAA
- a CDS encoding RNA polymerase sigma-70 factor — protein MEKDLLKMPDDELQKLIFEGNDIAFSVIFNRYWKKLYLYAFKIYKDEAICEDIVQEIFISLWKNASSTVILNLEAYLFRAVKYKIANQIRNLKFDQKHIEIIESIPDPSLTINDLEYIDLERNINEQINKLTPKCREVFLLSRMDHFTNAEIAAKLNLSIHTVEKHISNALKQLRLNNASYNYLLFYWAAFFYVN, from the coding sequence ATGGAAAAAGATCTTTTGAAAATGCCGGACGATGAACTTCAGAAATTAATTTTTGAAGGAAATGACATCGCGTTTTCAGTTATTTTCAACCGATATTGGAAAAAGCTTTATTTGTATGCTTTTAAAATCTATAAAGACGAAGCAATCTGTGAAGATATTGTGCAAGAAATCTTTATAAGTCTTTGGAAAAACGCCTCTAGCACTGTAATACTTAATCTTGAAGCTTATCTTTTTAGAGCGGTAAAATATAAAATCGCCAATCAGATTCGAAACTTAAAATTTGATCAGAAGCATATTGAAATAATAGAGAGTATTCCAGATCCAAGCTTGACCATAAACGATTTAGAATATATTGATTTGGAGAGAAATATCAACGAGCAGATCAATAAACTGACTCCAAAATGTAGAGAGGTTTTTCTGCTCAGCCGTATGGATCATTTTACAAATGCTGAAATTGCGGCAAAACTGAATCTTTCTATTCACACTGTAGAGAAACATATCAGCAATGCTCTTAAGCAGCTTCGCTTAAACAATGCATCTTATAATTATCTTCTTTTTTATTGGGCAGCGTTCTTTTATGTTAACTAA
- a CDS encoding carbohydrate kinase family protein → MNNGKSLKAVAYGEVLWDVFGNEKKIGGAPLNVALRMKTLGCEVAMISCVGNDEDGVSIKDQVKKLGLETDTIAVSEDFPTGLVNVTLNERGSASYEISYPSAWDKIESNDSAKAAVKTADVLIYGSLVCRDDVSRKTLKELLPSAAYKVFDVNLRKPHYCYEILQELMDSADFIKFNDEELLEIAATMDSPFTGLEENMRFIAEKNKVHAMCVTKGKHGALLMWEGELYQNGGYPVRVSDTVGAGDSFLAALITSLLTHKTPQDAIDFACAVGALVAEAPGANPEISPSRIENLMRNVKA, encoded by the coding sequence ATGAATAACGGAAAAAGCCTTAAGGCAGTGGCATACGGAGAGGTGCTTTGGGATGTTTTTGGCAATGAAAAAAAGATTGGGGGAGCTCCATTGAATGTAGCCCTGCGAATGAAAACGCTGGGATGCGAGGTGGCCATGATAAGCTGTGTGGGAAATGATGAAGATGGAGTATCAATAAAGGATCAAGTGAAAAAACTGGGGCTTGAAACAGATACAATTGCAGTTTCTGAAGATTTTCCAACAGGTTTGGTTAATGTTACCTTAAATGAGCGCGGATCGGCAAGTTATGAAATCAGCTATCCGTCTGCCTGGGATAAAATTGAATCGAATGATTCGGCAAAAGCAGCAGTAAAAACAGCTGATGTATTGATATACGGAAGTTTGGTCTGTCGAGACGATGTTTCAAGAAAAACGTTAAAAGAGCTGCTGCCTTCAGCGGCCTATAAGGTCTTCGATGTCAATTTAAGAAAACCGCACTATTGCTATGAAATTCTGCAGGAATTAATGGATTCTGCTGATTTTATTAAGTTCAATGATGAGGAATTGCTTGAGATAGCGGCGACTATGGATTCTCCTTTTACAGGCTTGGAAGAAAACATGCGTTTTATTGCAGAGAAAAACAAGGTGCATGCGATGTGTGTCACTAAAGGAAAACACGGAGCCCTATTAATGTGGGAAGGAGAGCTTTATCAGAATGGCGGATATCCTGTTAGAGTATCTGATACGGTTGGAGCAGGGGATTCCTTTCTCGCAGCTTTAATCACATCGTTGCTTACCCATAAAACACCGCAGGATGCAATTGATTTTGCGTGTGCTGTTGGAGCGCTTGTAGCTGAAGCGCCAGGAGCAAATCCTGAAATTTCACCTTCCAGAATTGAAAATCTGATGAGGAATGTTAAAGCTTAA
- a CDS encoding glycoside hydrolase family 32 protein: MKNKNIITIASLFFSLVSCSQDETYIGGSISGGNSEISSVFPVPPAQWMGANDPYYSAGYTGDVMPFFDNGKFHIYFLHDAQNKPAGKGFHDIHEYQSTDLAHFTYEGQTIPYGTALEPDFAVGTGSVVKVGSLYYFYYTGHNENPAFVQLNARESVLCATSSDLKKWTKVPSFKITAPAGYYNYDFRDPHVFYNDELKKYSMLVSTQTEPGRKAVLLHFTSADPASGKWDVQAPLYTTAPEDNYLMMECADIFKMGTYWYLIFSENWSGNKGTHYRISSSINGPWTKPENDRIDGEYFYAGKTASDGNKRYVFGWNARKTPENDLGNKDWAGNMVIHELIQNSDGTLGTQSPKSVKDLFSKKSRTAEVDAITSNAAANNGTYSLSGETEKAMVTFKSIGKKVKIKAEVALAKASGTTGFVFHTNDTGSYYKVILDIANGRISGYNSASQEVTRLPFAFQTNVKYDVEIVAEGSVVVVYINGKAALTNRVYGRDQNKWGIIAEGQSSTISNLQVTQPE; this comes from the coding sequence ATGAAAAATAAAAATATAATCACAATCGCTTCGCTTTTCTTTTCGCTGGTTTCGTGCAGTCAGGATGAAACGTATATTGGAGGCTCAATTTCGGGGGGAAATTCTGAAATTTCGAGTGTTTTTCCTGTTCCGCCGGCGCAGTGGATGGGCGCAAACGATCCGTATTACAGCGCGGGCTATACGGGAGATGTCATGCCTTTTTTTGACAACGGAAAATTCCATATTTATTTTCTGCATGATGCGCAAAATAAGCCGGCAGGAAAAGGATTTCATGACATTCATGAATATCAGAGTACAGATCTGGCGCATTTTACTTATGAAGGCCAAACCATTCCGTACGGTACAGCTCTTGAACCTGATTTTGCCGTTGGCACAGGATCAGTTGTCAAAGTAGGCAGCCTTTATTACTTTTATTACACTGGCCACAATGAAAATCCGGCTTTCGTTCAGTTGAATGCCAGAGAAAGCGTTTTGTGCGCAACTAGCAGTGATCTGAAAAAATGGACAAAAGTTCCGTCCTTTAAAATTACAGCTCCAGCGGGCTATTATAATTATGATTTTAGAGATCCGCATGTGTTTTACAATGACGAATTGAAGAAATATTCAATGCTGGTAAGCACGCAGACAGAACCGGGAAGAAAAGCCGTTCTGCTGCATTTTACAAGCGCTGATCCGGCATCTGGAAAATGGGATGTTCAGGCTCCGCTTTACACCACAGCTCCTGAAGATAATTACCTGATGATGGAATGTGCAGATATTTTTAAAATGGGGACTTACTGGTATCTGATCTTTTCTGAGAATTGGAGCGGTAATAAAGGAACGCATTATCGAATTTCATCATCAATAAATGGCCCATGGACAAAACCAGAAAATGACAGAATCGATGGAGAGTATTTTTATGCAGGAAAAACAGCTTCTGACGGGAATAAAAGATATGTTTTTGGATGGAATGCCAGAAAAACGCCTGAGAATGATTTAGGAAATAAAGATTGGGCAGGAAATATGGTCATTCATGAATTGATTCAGAATTCAGATGGAACTTTAGGAACGCAATCGCCGAAATCAGTTAAGGATTTGTTTTCTAAAAAGAGTAGAACTGCAGAAGTAGATGCAATTACTTCTAATGCAGCAGCTAATAATGGAACTTATTCATTGTCCGGAGAAACAGAAAAAGCGATGGTAACTTTTAAAAGCATTGGCAAGAAAGTTAAAATAAAGGCAGAAGTTGCTTTAGCAAAAGCTTCAGGAACAACGGGATTTGTTTTTCATACCAATGATACAGGAAGCTATTATAAAGTGATTTTGGATATTGCTAACGGAAGGATAAGCGGTTATAATTCGGCTTCGCAGGAAGTTACTCGTTTGCCATTTGCATTTCAGACAAATGTAAAATATGATGTTGAAATAGTTGCCGAAGGAAGTGTTGTAGTAGTTTACATTAACGGAAAAGCAGCGCTCACCAACCGTGTTTACGGAAGAGACCAAAATAAATGGGGCATTATTGCTGAAGGGCAATCAAGCACGATATCAAATCTTCAGGTAACGCAGCCAGAATAA